In a single window of the Bacteroidales bacterium genome:
- a CDS encoding DUF935 family protein → MQALNRIKQAFNIATDWRFSDHHITLGKTQIKRDEAISVISKLKLLTEQLTQKDIKSWRQANQTAIFLENPKRWPLYGIYDDAMHDLHLKGAVRNRKMAVVGKPFIIKDASGNKNDDLTELLKSKWFKQFLNLAIDSVFYGHSLIELTGVDRTDKLKFTNVELVPRYHVCPEYGVVLPYFTDWPDKGIPYREELADTCIEVCKSKKDLGELNSPSKEAISKKYVLQFWDQFAEMFGMPIRVGKTTSRDPKDHEKVQDMLEKMGAAAWGLFPEGTSIEVIGSQQGDAFKVYDQRIIRANSEISKAILGQTMTMDNGSSRAQALVHEDVADDIAEDDRDFIRDVVNDDLFPFLIKHGWPLKGFKFDWDDAHEYSPEEMKDIEEMLLKYYDVEPEYFIDKYGVKIMGKKEIKPTDQQDPLNKNTQKKKLSPQQTEDFYD, encoded by the coding sequence ATGCAAGCATTAAACCGCATTAAACAGGCCTTTAACATTGCCACCGATTGGAGGTTCTCTGATCATCATATCACCCTTGGTAAAACTCAGATTAAAAGGGATGAAGCAATATCCGTTATCTCAAAGCTGAAACTTCTCACCGAACAGCTTACCCAAAAGGATATTAAGTCATGGCGCCAGGCCAATCAAACAGCCATATTTTTGGAGAATCCGAAACGCTGGCCACTTTACGGCATTTATGACGATGCCATGCATGATTTGCATTTGAAAGGCGCTGTGCGTAACCGTAAGATGGCCGTAGTGGGGAAACCATTTATAATCAAGGATGCTTCCGGAAATAAGAATGATGATCTTACTGAGCTGCTAAAATCAAAATGGTTCAAGCAGTTTTTAAACCTGGCAATTGATTCGGTATTTTACGGTCACTCGCTAATTGAGCTCACGGGTGTGGATCGAACCGACAAGCTGAAGTTCACTAACGTGGAGCTGGTACCGCGTTATCATGTGTGCCCTGAATATGGTGTCGTTCTGCCTTATTTTACCGATTGGCCCGATAAAGGTATTCCTTACCGCGAAGAACTGGCAGACACCTGCATCGAAGTATGCAAATCAAAAAAGGATCTTGGTGAATTAAACAGCCCATCAAAGGAGGCCATCAGCAAAAAATACGTTCTGCAGTTTTGGGACCAGTTTGCTGAAATGTTCGGTATGCCCATCCGTGTGGGTAAAACTACCAGCCGCGATCCGAAAGATCATGAAAAGGTTCAGGACATGTTGGAGAAAATGGGTGCGGCTGCCTGGGGACTCTTCCCTGAGGGAACATCCATTGAGGTGATCGGCAGCCAGCAGGGTGATGCCTTTAAAGTGTATGATCAAAGGATTATCAGGGCCAACAGTGAAATAAGCAAAGCAATATTGGGTCAAACTATGACCATGGATAACGGAAGCTCCAGGGCCCAGGCATTGGTTCATGAAGATGTGGCTGATGACATAGCTGAAGATGACCGCGACTTCATTCGTGACGTAGTAAATGATGACCTTTTCCCTTTTCTTATCAAGCACGGATGGCCGCTTAAAGGTTTTAAATTCGACTGGGATGATGCCCATGAGTATAGCCCGGAGGAGATGAAAGATATTGAAGAAATGCTTCTGAAGTATTATGACGTGGAACCAGAGTATTTTATTGATAAGTACGGAGTGAAGATCATGGGCAAAAAGGAAATCAAACCTACTGATCAGCAGGATCCACTAAACAAAAACACTCAAAAAAAAAAGTTAAGCCCGCAGCAGACGGAAGATTTCTACGATTAG